From the genome of Candidatus Sulfotelmatobacter sp., one region includes:
- a CDS encoding PP2C family protein-serine/threonine phosphatase, translated as MRRRRFPKRILAAMMLTGVVVGGVFGILGLEFARTLPAGRKWIAWTLVYLGVAGIVVLQRLLRGQVIARVEQERDAEAAREIQTRLRPLVLPQPPGFELAGYYRSYQQVGGDYYDTLLLKDGRLLLTIADVSGKGVAAALLTANLQAILKFADLDERSLERVVSAINVHLCRHTEANRFITMLLGVLDLAGRRFTYVNAGHTPGFLARRGKMIRLEATAPPLGMIEEMRFPCSDTLLEPGDAMVFYTDGLSERSNPQGKFFEEEGIAAALERGGSGSAEAIVQRLVDDCEAFARGQPADDDTAILVIRAKDSPAAGPA; from the coding sequence GTGCGCCGCCGCCGCTTTCCGAAGCGAATCCTCGCGGCCATGATGCTGACCGGCGTCGTGGTGGGCGGCGTGTTCGGCATCCTCGGTCTCGAGTTCGCGCGCACGCTTCCAGCGGGACGAAAATGGATCGCGTGGACCCTCGTCTATCTGGGCGTGGCCGGGATCGTCGTCCTGCAACGCCTGCTGCGGGGCCAGGTGATCGCGAGGGTCGAACAGGAGCGCGACGCCGAGGCTGCGCGCGAGATCCAGACCCGGCTCCGCCCGCTGGTGCTGCCGCAGCCGCCCGGCTTCGAGCTGGCCGGTTATTACCGGTCGTACCAGCAAGTGGGCGGCGATTACTACGACACGCTGCTGCTCAAGGATGGCCGTCTGCTGCTCACGATCGCGGACGTCTCCGGCAAGGGCGTGGCCGCAGCGCTCCTGACCGCGAATCTCCAGGCGATCCTCAAGTTCGCGGACCTCGACGAGCGATCGCTCGAGCGCGTCGTCTCGGCGATCAACGTGCACCTTTGCCGCCACACCGAAGCGAACCGCTTCATCACGATGCTGCTCGGCGTGCTCGATCTGGCGGGCCGCCGGTTCACCTACGTCAACGCCGGGCACACGCCCGGCTTCCTCGCGCGGCGGGGGAAGATGATCCGATTGGAAGCGACGGCGCCGCCGCTCGGCATGATCGAGGAGATGCGTTTTCCCTGCTCCGATACGCTGCTCGAGCCGGGCGATGCGATGGTGTTCTACACCGACGGCCTGAGCGAGCGCAGCAACCCGCAGGGGAAGTTCTTCGAGGAGGAGGGCATCGCCGCGGCGCTGGAGCGCGGCGGCAGCGGCTCCGCCGAGGCGATCGTCCAGCGCCTGGTGGACGACTGCGAGGCGTTCGCCCGGGGCCAGCCCGCCGACGACGACACCGCGATTCTCGTGATTCGCGCGAAGGATTCGCCAGCCGCCGGCCCGGCCTGA